A region of Lagenorhynchus albirostris chromosome 20, mLagAlb1.1, whole genome shotgun sequence DNA encodes the following proteins:
- the LOC132510818 gene encoding 14-3-3 protein theta-like codes for MEKTELIQKAKLAEQAERYDDMAACMKIVTEQGSELSNEEHNLLSVAYKNVGRGRRSAWRVISSIKQKTDTSDKELQLIKDYREKVESELPSICTTVLELLDKYLIANANNPESKIFYLKMKGDYFRYLAEVACGDDRKQTIDNSQGAYQEAFDISKKEMQPTHPIRLVLALNFSVFYYEILNNPELACTLAKTAFDEVIAELDTLNEDSYKDSTLIMQLLRDNLTL; via the coding sequence ATGGAGAAGACGGAGTTGATCCAGAAGGCCAAGCTGGCCGAGCAGGCTGAGCGCTACGATGACATGGCCGCCTGCATGAAGATCGTGACGGAGCAGGGCTCCGAGCTGTCCAACGAGGAGCACAACCTGCTCTCGGTGGCCTACAAGAACGTGGGCAGGGGCCGCAGGTCCGCCTGGAGGGTCATCTCGAGCATCAAGCAGAAGACCGACACCTCTGACAAGGAGCTGCAGCTGATTAAGGACTATCGGGAGAAAGTGGAGTCCGAACTGCCGTCCATCTGCACCACGGTCCTGGAATTGTTGGATAAGTATTTAATAGCCAATGCAAACAATCCAGAGAGTAAGATCTTCTATCTGAAGATGAAGGGAGATTACTTCCGGTACCTTGCTGAAGTTGCTTGTGGTGATGATCGGAAACAAACGATAGATAATTCCCAAGGAGCTTACCAAGAGGCTTTTGATATAAGCAAGAAAGAGATGCAACCCACACACCCAATCCGCCTGGTGTTGGCTcttaacttttctgtattttactaTGAGATCCTTAATAACCCAGAACTTGCCTGCACACTGGCTAAAACAGCTTTTGATGAGGTCATTGCAGAACTTGATACACTGAATGAAGACTCATACAAAGACAGCACCCTCATCATGCAGTTGCTTAGAGACAACCTAACATTATAG